In one window of Aphidius gifuensis isolate YNYX2018 linkage group LG4, ASM1490517v1, whole genome shotgun sequence DNA:
- the LOC122855833 gene encoding uncharacterized protein LOC122855833 → MSTSSFYKKNNEIYYEHHDHSYAKNIIIDLVDDDCLAEIFTYVPACERPKIALVCQKWKRALDYSWANVKKLELTHWERPEYPSFLKKYPTPDEKLSFLKSLLYKCGRYLTQLDLSAYGYSDIVPVINEYCPNLVKLRLRLIYDEDDIINREGFSRLSKLKVLTVIFQYMRYETMLDCIINALLPLANTLTDLTLFNWKGDSPCEHTGPCVFSGATIYVLSRMKALKRFEFGGIQTFPDLEEYLKNNCTLECSYYDRSLNENFIKANQLSITTLNLKEYKVSDDSLYTIANTMKQLTTLTINCQWITNDGVVTISKMNNLKCLCFSGVNHSINSASIELLKNLIRLMLPRSNIINDDLATKVLENSPKMEAFFVSNTSVTVEFIKRAAEISRNRKHLLLSAVSFKIDKNKYESPYFKIICSAKKIR, encoded by the exons ATGTCAACATCTTCCTTTTACAAAAAGAATAATGAG atatactATGAGCATCATGATCATTCATacgcaaaaaatataataattgaccttgttgatgatgattgtctAGCTGAAATATTCACATATGTGCCAGCATGTGAAAGACCTAAAATTGCATTGG tgtgTCAAAAATGGAAAAGAGCCCTTGATTATTCCTGGGCTAATGTCAAAAAACTTGAACTAACTCATTGGGAACGACCTGAGTATCCAAgttttttgaagaaatatcCAACACCCGATGAAAAATTAagctttttaaaatcattgctTTATAAATGTGGTCGTTATTTAACACAATTAGACTTATCAGCGTATGGTTATAGTGACATAGTGCcagttattaatgaatattgtcCAAACCTCGTGAAACTTCGATTGAGACTCATCTATGATGAGGATGATATAATAAATCGTGAAGGATTTTCACGTCTATCTAAGCTCAAAGTATTAACagttatatttcaatatatgaGATACGAGACTATGCTTGATTGTATAATCAATGCATTGTTACCTCTTGCTAATACATTGACTGATCTGACTCTGTTCAATTGGAAAGGTGACTCACCTTGTGAACATACTGGACCCTGTGTTTTTTCAGGGGCAACCATCTAT gtGCTTAGTAGAATGAAGGCTCTGAAAAGATTTGAATTTGGTGGTATTCAAACGTTCCCAGATTTAGAAGAGtatctgaaaaataattgcacACTAGAATGTTCATACTATGATCGATCCTTAAACGAAAATTTCATTAAGGCAAATCAGTTAAGTATAACTACATTGAATTTGAAGGAATACAAAGTTTCAGATGATAGTTTGTATACTATTGCCAATACCATGAAACAATTAACAACGCTCACGATAAATTGTCAATGGATAACTAACGATGGTGTAGTAACCATTtcaaagatgaataatttaaagtgTCTTTGTTTTTCCGGCGTTAATCACAGTATTAATTCTGCATCCATCGAATtgctcaaaaatttaattagattAATGTTACCACGTagcaatataattaatgatgatttagCCACGAAAGTTCTCGAAAATTCACCAAAGATGGAGGCGTTTTTTGTTTCAAACACAAGTGTAActgttgaatttatcaaaagagCGGCGGAAATATCAAGAAATCGAAAACACCTCTTGCTTTCAGCTGTTTCTttcaaaattgataaaaataaatatgaatcgccatacttcaaaattatttgttcagcaaaaaaaattagataa
- the LOC122854084 gene encoding uncharacterized protein LOC122854084 → MLPNMSEQRKKRKLELENLFCEKYKIRSEMSTSSFYKKNNEIYYQHHDHSYAKNIIIDLVNDDCLAEIFTYIPACERPKIALVCQKWKKVLDYSWGDVKKLQLTHWERAEYPNCLKKYPTPDGQLSFLKSLIYKCGRFLTQLDLTAYGYSNIVPVINEYCPNLEKLRLRLIYDEDDIINREGFSRLSKLKVLTVIFQYMRYETMLDCIINALLPLANTLTDLTLFNWKGDSPCEHTGPCVFSGATIYVLSRMKALKRFEFGGIQTFPDLEEYLKNNCTLECSYYDRSLNKNFIKANQLSITTLNLKEYKVSDDSLYTIANTMKQLTKLKINWERITNDGVVVHGKKDCC, encoded by the exons atgttaCCAAATATGAGTgagcaaagaaaaaaacgtaaattagAGTTGGAAAAccttttttgtgaaaaatataagATTAGAAGTGAAATGTCAACATCTTCCTTTTACAAAAAGAATAATGAG atataCTACCAGCATCATGATCATTCATacgcaaaaaatataataattgaccttgttaatgatgattgtcTAGCTGAAATATTCACGTATATTCCAGCATGTGAAAGACCTAAAATTGCATTGG tatgtcaaaaatggaaaaaagtcCTTGATTATTCATGGGGTGATGTCAAAAAACTTCAACTAACTCACTGGGAACGAGCTGAGTATCCAAACTGTTTGAAGAAATATCCAACACCCGATGGACAATTAagctttttaaaatctttgatttataaatgtgGTCGTTTTTTAACACAATTAGACTTGACAGCGTATGGTTATAGTAACATAGTGCcagttattaatgaatattgtcCAAACCTCGAGAAACTTCGATTGAGACTCATCTATGATGAGGATGATATAATAAATCGTGAAGGATTTTCACGTCTATCTAAGCTCAAAGTATTAACagttatatttcaatatatgaGATACGAGACTATGCTTGATTGTATAATCAATGCATTGTTACCTCTTGCTAATACATTGACTGATCTGACTCTGTTCAATTGGAAAGGTGACTCACCTTGTGAACATACTGGACCCTGTGTTTTTTCAGGGGCAACCATCTAT gtGCTTAGTAGAATGAAGGCTCTGAAAAGATTTGAATTTGGTGGTATTCAAACGTTCCCAGATTTAGAAGAGtatctgaaaaataattgcacACTAGAATGTTCATACTATGATCGTTccttaaacaaaaatttcattaaggCAAATCAGTTAAGTATAACTACATTGAATTTGAAGGAATACAAAGTTTCAGATGATAGTTTGTATACTATTGCCAATACCATGAAGCAGTTAACAAAGCTCAAGATAAATTGGGAACGGATAACTAACGATGGTGTA GTAGTTCATGGAAAGAAggattgttgttaa
- the LOC122854086 gene encoding uncharacterized protein LOC122854086, translating to MLGKLEVDKIFKRKCGNTCQTSTQSNKKRQKIYHQHDDHSNAKKIIIIDFLNDDCLSEIFMYVPVCERPKIAQVCKNWNRVVRSHCFKVKKLELSHWEYDCPQNSLEQFKTNENKSSFLRSLFDKCCSYLTELDLVAYDNSNIVPIVNESCPNLVKLRLRLRHPFDNKDFKNAFSR from the exons ATGTTGGGTAAATTGGAAGTGGACAAAATCTTTAAAAGAAAATGTGGGAATACATGTCAAACTTCTACACAGTCGAACAAAAAACGTCAAAAG atatatcatCAGCATGATGATCATTCtaatgccaaaaaaataataataattgactttcttaatgatgattgcctgagtgaaatatttatgtatgttCCAGTATGTGAAAGACCAAAAATTGCACAAG tatgcaAAAACTGGAATAGAGTTGTTCGTTCTCATTGTTTTAAAGTAAAGAAACTTGAACTATCTCATTGGGAATATGATTGTCCTCAAAACTCTTTAGAGCAATTCAAAACAAATGAGAATAAATCAAGTTTCTTAAGATCACTTTTTGATAAATGTTGCAGTTATTTAACAGAATTAGACTTGGTAGCTTATGATAATTCCAACATAGTGCCTATTGTTAATGAATCTTGTCCAAACCTAGTGAAACTTCGACTAAGATTGAGACATCCTTTTGAtaataaagattttaaaaatgcattttcaC gTTAA
- the LOC122854087 gene encoding protein PFC0760c-like encodes MWADYYQNNSNDSDIKNDEDVDDEEYKKTADDIYYEDKDAEHQENDNDDDKKNSSVENDKDIDEEEDQENEDDDDNDIIKDVSNTTTVNLLNWSTSQMWADYYQDNSNDSDIKNDEDVDDEEYKKTADDIYYEDKDAEHQENDNDDDKKNSSVENDKDIDEEEDQENEDDDDNDIIKDV; translated from the coding sequence ATGTGGGCTGATTATTACCAGAATAATAGTAATGATtcagatattaaaaatgatgaagatgttgatgatgaagaatataaaaaaactgctGATGACATTTATTATGAAGATAAAGATGCAGAACATcaagaaaatgataatgatgatgataaaaaaaatagtagtgttgaaaatgataaagatattgatgaagaagaagatcaAGAAaatgaggatgatgatgataatgacatTATAAAGGACGTGTCAAATACAAcaactgttaatttattaaattggtCAACAAGCCAGATGTGGGCTGATTATTACCAGGATAATAGTAATGATtcagatattaaaaatgatgaagatgttgatgatgaagaatataaaaaaactgctGATGACATTTATTATGAAGATAAAGATGCAGAACATcaagaaaatgataatgatgatgataaaaaaaatagtagtgttgaaaatgataaagatattgatgaagaagaagatcaAGAAaatgaggatgatgatgataatgacatTATAAAGGACGTGTGa